In Vibrio chagasii, the sequence AAGCTTTAGAAAAACTTTTAAAAAACCATAAAAAAATTATTAACCAATTAAATTTCAACAAGTTAAAACAATCCACTTTCTAAAATAACTATAGATTTTTATTACTAGGCGCGCTTTAACTGGTTAAAAAACATTCTAACTGGCTTTTTCGTTGGCCAATGTACAGAAATGATCAATCAGTAAAGTTCTTAGTTGTGGACAAATATCAGGCAAAAAGGTGAGCTGTGTTTCACAAAGTCGGCAGAGAAAATTAAAGCCAGCAGAACGGGAAAACGAAGAAAGATCGTTAGAAGAGAAAATAAAACGTAATCAGTAGAAAGGAAAAAGCCCCTTTTCCTTTGAGAGAACCGGGGCTAGTTGGCGCGTCAGAGCCTGTGTGGAGATCATCGAGAAATGAACACATTTCCGACTCGCCGTTGCATTCTTACCGTAAAAATGGATAGCAGGTGAGAGATGAGAGAGCTAAACACCCAATAGTAAGTATGCTTGCCAGTTTCCCTTGCTGCATGGCTCACGTCTGAACACGAGCAGCAAGTTCAACCAATAACTATTGCAATAGTGACATTGCAGAGTTAGGCAATTGTTTTGCTTGAGCAAGTATTGAAGTACCTGCTTGTTGCAGAATTTGTGATTTGGTCATTTGCGTCGTCTCTTTCGCAAAGTCCGTATCTTTGATTCGGCTGTTTGAAGCGTCTACGTTCTCTTGAACGTTTGCCAAGTTATTAATACTGTGGCTTAGACGGTTCTGTTTCGCACCCAAATCAGCACGCTGTGAATCTACGTACTTCATTGCAGAATCGATAACACTGATAGCGTTCTGTGAACCAGCAACACTTGTTAGGCTGATATCTTGAACTGATGTTGCACGGCCTTCGCTCTTAATACCAAGCTCAGATGCCAAGCCACCAGAGATAGACATAGCGCCATCTAGGTCAGGTTCCGCTACGAATAGCTGTAAACGGCCATCATCTGTAACTGATGCGTTTACTAAGTCAGATTGACCATTAATGTAAGTCGCTAACTCTTCAATATCGTCACCCGCTTTGGTGTTGATATCTAGAACGATGTCTTCGCCTGCTTTGGTTTTGAATTCAAACTTAAGATCGCTCGCTGTTGGCGGCACTTCCCAGTTCTTATCTTTCGCGTTTTCTGAATCGAACGTAGTACCACCCATACGGTAGTCATCTGCACGGATACTTGTCAGAGCCATGATCATTGCTTCACCAGAGTTAGAACCGATCTGGAATGAAGCTTCACCGAATGAACCGTTTAGTAGACGACGACCACCAAACGATGTGGTTTCCGCGATACGGTTAAGCTCATCTTGAAGTGCCATTGACTCTTCATTCAGTGCAGTACGCTCTGCCGGCGAGTTAGTGCCGTTTGATGATTGAATCGCTAGATCACGCATACGTTGTAATACGTTAGTCGATTCGTTCATCGCGCCTTCTGCCGTTTGAGCAATCGAAATACCGTCGTTGGCATTGCGCATTGCCACATCAAGACCACGAGACTGAGCCGTTAGACGGTTCGAGATTTGCAGACCTGCCGCATCATCTTTTGCGCTGTTGATCTTGTGACCAGATGACAGACGCTCCATAGAAGTCGCTAAGTCATTAGACGCTTTATTCAGGTAACGCTGCGCTGTCATTGCGGAAACGTTAGTACTTACATTAACTGCCATTTTGCTCTCCTTATGAGTTCGCAAGCTCTCTGCGAAGCGGCCAGCTTTACTCTCATATGGATAAGCACTGACCGTATGTTACTCAATAAACCTTATACAAGGTTTAAGATCTGTATTAATCATTTATAACCAACACAGATACAAGTTGTATGCCAAGTTTAATTTTGTATAAATAATTTTTTTATTTGCTAATAATCAAAAACTTACAGAAAATTAAACGCGATTATGATTGTTTACTTTTAGAAGATGAAACTGCCCTCATCCTCTTGTTGCCGTTTTTTGCCGCTATATCAAGAAACATTATGCTTCGTACGAAAAAGCGGCAATTTTTGAAGTCATTCGCACGTATGGCATAGCACATAAGGCAAAGAATCGACTCCTTGGTATTTAGCAGTTCACCGCTGAATACCGATCAATCATTAAATATAGTTAAACAAGGTTAGGTCTTTTGTTTTGCCAAACGCTTGCTGTGAAGCTTGCAATGCTCGAGAGTTTTCATTGAATTCAATGATGGCTTTCGAGTAATCCAAATCTTCAAAGTTGCTTTTCGCTTTCGCCAAAGACAACTTAAAATCTTCATGTTGTTGCTCTTGAATATCCAATGTACTCAAACGGGCACCAACATCTGTTCTTGCTTTAGTTAAGTGAATAAACGCAGCATGGAACTCTTCCGTCATTTGGTGAAGTTTTGCCGTTGCCGACGCATCGGACACTGGATTTTCTACCTGCTCTGCCGCTTCTTTGAACGTGTCAAAGATCGAGAATGTCTCTCTCGGCTCTAAGGTGATCGAATCGCCCTTAGTGACTTGTCCTTTAAACTGAATATTTAGCCCTTCGTAGACAATGCCAGTCGCAGGGTCAAAATCTTCAGCAGCAACCACAGCGCCATCTTTTTCGAGTTGGTACGCAAACTTACCGGTCTGCATATCAACAAACGTTACTTTATAAGTAGAACCATCTTCTGCACTGTTGGTTGCACGACCAAGTAGTAACTCAGATGCGGGCTCTAGCTCGTATTGAGGCTCGTAATCACCGAATGGGTTATCTATTTCCATAAATAACTTACTGCCCGGATCATTCATCGCCATTTCAAAGCTACTCGCTACACGCATCTTTCGCTGATAGTCGTCGCCTTGATACGTCACCGTTCCTTCGTTATCACGAAAGAAAGGTTGGCTTTTCGGCTTAGTGCCAGCAAATGTGTAATTACCAGACTCGTCTTGGGAGTTTGCTAAGTACAAAAAGTTATTCGCTAACTCTTGGATTTCACGCTTTTTTGCTAAACGGTCTTCAGGTGACAACGCACCGTTGATCATTTCCATCACGGTTCGTTTTGCTTCATCAGCAAATCCTTCCGAGTTGGCGATCATCACCTCATGGTGCTCAAGGCGGTTTCTAACCAGAGTAATGGCATCAACGTACTGTTTAAGCTGCTCTGATTGCTGACCAATATTTTGTAAATAGTGCGTCGCTAGCGGGTCATCACTTGGCGACTGCAGCTTCTTACCGGAAGCGAGTTGCGCTTGGTTGTGATGCACCTTGTTCTCTTGGCGGCGCAAGTCATTTTGTACGGACTGGTAGTTATGGAAGCTAGATATACGATTTAACATTTATACTTCCTACCTCAGAGCTAAAATAGTATTAAAGGTATCGTTAGCAGCTTGCATGATGCGTGAAGAAGCCATATACGCTTGTTGAAACTTCATCATGTTTGCCGCTTCTTCGTCGAGGTTAACCCCCGAGATTGAAGCAATACGCTCCTGGGCTGACTGCTTTTCCAACGTCGCAATATCACTCAAGCGATTAGCCGTTGAAGACTTCAGACCCGTGTTGGTATTCAGGTTGTGGTAAAGGTCTAAAATCGTAGACTCACCATCGTTCAAGATCTTGCCCGTTTGGAGATCTTGCAGCTTACGCAAGTTGCCATTGTCACCTTCAGATGGGACAAGGTTTGCCGTAAATTTATCGTTTGCCAGCGCGCCTGCCGTTAACTCGAAAGTCGTGCCGTTAATCGTCACCGGTCCTTGTGGCGGATACGGTTGAGGCTGCATTAAGATATTGCCTTTTGGATCCGTCACCGCGAATTGCTCACCCTTTGGTGACACAATCACTTCAAACTCACGCAGTTGGCCTGCCTCTAAGATTTTGAACCCAGCAGTACCCTTGGCAAACGTCGTCGATGCCTCATAGCTTTGTGCGGCAATGTCTTTTGGATCTGTGGTTGCCATATGAATCTGCGCGGCAAAATTACGCGTTGGACGCAGTAACAGCTTTTCACCAAGTTCAGGCGGATTACGAATTTCAACGCGCATACCATCAAGATAAAATGCGCTGCCGCTTGAATCAGTACTCACTTTGACCGTTTCGCCACTTGGCTTAGTCACCACGTAATCGCTACCATCGTATTTAAGACCGTACTCTCCACCTTTTAAGGCAGAAGTATCATCAATAAACACAGCGACATCCGCTTTGGATTGCCCACTTGCCGTCACACGAGATTTTGCCACCAGCTCAGAGTTCACATCGGTAAACAGGTTCTTACCCACGTTGCCGTTGAGATCCAAACCTTGCTCTTGAAGAGCATTAACCTTGTAGGAAAACGCGGTTGCCAAGCGGCCAAGCTCATCCATGATTGCTGGGATGTGCTCGTCTCGCATATCTAACATGGCACCGATTTTTCCATCAATGTCACTGCTGGTGATCGGCTTTAAAGACTTACCTTCAACAATCGCCAAGCGACGCTGGTGTGCATCAGGTAAACCATCCACCATTTTTAACTGGCTTGCCTCGCTGCCTGACACTAAGGTATGGCCGTTGCCAATATGGACATTGAAGCCTTCGGCATTTGAGCGTGGTGTCACTGTTACTTTGGTGTAACCAGAAAGCTCATTAATTAGCTTTTCATGCTGATCTCGCAGGTCATTATGAGGCCCAGGAGTTCGCATCATCAGGCGTTGTACATCACGGATCTCGATCGCGAGTTGGTTGACTCGCTCGATACCCATATCTAATTTTTTATTAGTAGAATCAGACTGTTGACGAACCTTTTCATGAAATTCATTCAACGTTTTACTCAGTAGCCCAGCCTTCTCTATTACGACTTTTCGAGCACCAACATCGTTCGGTGTATCGGCTAATGTTTTAACCGAGTCAAACCATTCATTTAGGTTTTCCGGAATCTTCTTCGAAGCCACCGAAGACAACATGTTCGACAGCATATCCAAGTTGCCTTGAGTATCGCCTTTGTTAGCGGCATTGGTTGTCGATAGGTTAAGTTCATTGACGGCAAATTGATCCCAAGAGCGGCGAACATTTTCCACATGCACACCCATGCCGTAGGTTTGACCACCGTACTGGCGCGGGTCATTAACACCTTGAATCACAGATTGGCGGCTATAGCCCTCTGTATTGGCGTTAGAAATGTTATGACCTGTGGTGTTTAGCTGTCTCTGAGCAGTAAGAACACTTTGTGCCCCTACATTCAGAAGATCCGACGCCATAATGCCCCCAAAAAACTTAACAAAATCAGGATAAACTGATTAACTACCAGTTTAAAAAGCAATATGTATGCCAATAGAGAAGAAGGTGAATCAAAAGGCGTTAATTTATTGAAGTATAAAGAGATAACTATGTGTGGTGGTGTTGAATCTTATACGGCAGATAAGAAAAGAGCCTGCCAGTGGCAAGCTCTAGATGTTCAATCGATGTGACTTAGTTCATTTCATCAATCTTAGCTTTAACTCGCAATACCTTATCAGCGTAGTTAGGGTCGGTTGCGTAGCCTGCTTGATGAATCCCTTTGATGAAACTCTCTGAATTGCCTTGGTGCTGCAGCGCCGTTTCGTACCTTGGGTTTTCATTCAAGAACTTCACATAATCGTTGAAGCTGTCTTCAAAACTAGAGTAAGAACGGAAAGAGGCCGATTCTTTAACGGCCGTTTTACCATGGAACTCAAGTGTTTGAGTTGCCACTTTATCGCCTTTCCAGCTTCTGTCTGCTTTGATATTGAATAGGTTATTACTGTTGCCCAGAGAGTTCTTGACCATCTTAGAGCCCCAGCCTGTTTCCAGTGCCGCTTGAGCCAATAGTAGAGATGAATCCACACCAAGGGCGCTTGCCGCTTTTTCTGCGTAAGGCTTCATTGAAGTGACAAATGATTCCGGTGAATCGAAAGAGACCGGCTGTTTGGCTACTGACGCAGATTGGATTTCTTGTGCTCTCTCATCTGAACTACCTGAGAATTGAGGTCTTTGCAGTGAAGTATCAAAGCCTTCGCTACGAACCTTATCTTCTGTCGCGTCGCTAGATTGGCCTGCACTTAATTGTGCAACAATCATATCCGCAAGACCTAGCGAACCATTAGCACTGAGCTCACTCGCCATTTGGTCATCTTGCATCTGACGGTAGAACTGTTCATTCTGGCTGTTCAACATATCCGATTTAAAGCTAGAGTTCGCATCGCGC encodes:
- a CDS encoding flagellin — encoded protein: MAVNVSTNVSAMTAQRYLNKASNDLATSMERLSSGHKINSAKDDAAGLQISNRLTAQSRGLDVAMRNANDGISIAQTAEGAMNESTNVLQRMRDLAIQSSNGTNSPAERTALNEESMALQDELNRIAETTSFGGRRLLNGSFGEASFQIGSNSGEAMIMALTSIRADDYRMGGTTFDSENAKDKNWEVPPTASDLKFEFKTKAGEDIVLDINTKAGDDIEELATYINGQSDLVNASVTDDGRLQLFVAEPDLDGAMSISGGLASELGIKSEGRATSVQDISLTSVAGSQNAISVIDSAMKYVDSQRADLGAKQNRLSHSINNLANVQENVDASNSRIKDTDFAKETTQMTKSQILQQAGTSILAQAKQLPNSAMSLLQ
- the flgL gene encoding flagellar hook-associated protein FlgL; amino-acid sequence: MLNRISSFHNYQSVQNDLRRQENKVHHNQAQLASGKKLQSPSDDPLATHYLQNIGQQSEQLKQYVDAITLVRNRLEHHEVMIANSEGFADEAKRTVMEMINGALSPEDRLAKKREIQELANNFLYLANSQDESGNYTFAGTKPKSQPFFRDNEGTVTYQGDDYQRKMRVASSFEMAMNDPGSKLFMEIDNPFGDYEPQYELEPASELLLGRATNSAEDGSTYKVTFVDMQTGKFAYQLEKDGAVVAAEDFDPATGIVYEGLNIQFKGQVTKGDSITLEPRETFSIFDTFKEAAEQVENPVSDASATAKLHQMTEEFHAAFIHLTKARTDVGARLSTLDIQEQQHEDFKLSLAKAKSNFEDLDYSKAIIEFNENSRALQASQQAFGKTKDLTLFNYI
- the flgK gene encoding flagellar hook-associated protein FlgK, which gives rise to MASDLLNVGAQSVLTAQRQLNTTGHNISNANTEGYSRQSVIQGVNDPRQYGGQTYGMGVHVENVRRSWDQFAVNELNLSTTNAANKGDTQGNLDMLSNMLSSVASKKIPENLNEWFDSVKTLADTPNDVGARKVVIEKAGLLSKTLNEFHEKVRQQSDSTNKKLDMGIERVNQLAIEIRDVQRLMMRTPGPHNDLRDQHEKLINELSGYTKVTVTPRSNAEGFNVHIGNGHTLVSGSEASQLKMVDGLPDAHQRRLAIVEGKSLKPITSSDIDGKIGAMLDMRDEHIPAIMDELGRLATAFSYKVNALQEQGLDLNGNVGKNLFTDVNSELVAKSRVTASGQSKADVAVFIDDTSALKGGEYGLKYDGSDYVVTKPSGETVKVSTDSSGSAFYLDGMRVEIRNPPELGEKLLLRPTRNFAAQIHMATTDPKDIAAQSYEASTTFAKGTAGFKILEAGQLREFEVIVSPKGEQFAVTDPKGNILMQPQPYPPQGPVTINGTTFELTAGALANDKFTANLVPSEGDNGNLRKLQDLQTGKILNDGESTILDLYHNLNTNTGLKSSTANRLSDIATLEKQSAQERIASISGVNLDEEAANMMKFQQAYMASSRIMQAANDTFNTILALR
- the flgJ gene encoding flagellar assembly peptidoglycan hydrolase FlgJ, translated to MIKNNNDIGFIHDIGSLDRLRQQAVNGEEGSEKEALTAAAKQFEAIFTSMLFKSMRDANSSFKSDMLNSQNEQFYRQMQDDQMASELSANGSLGLADMIVAQLSAGQSSDATEDKVRSEGFDTSLQRPQFSGSSDERAQEIQSASVAKQPVSFDSPESFVTSMKPYAEKAASALGVDSSLLLAQAALETGWGSKMVKNSLGNSNNLFNIKADRSWKGDKVATQTLEFHGKTAVKESASFRSYSSFEDSFNDYVKFLNENPRYETALQHQGNSESFIKGIHQAGYATDPNYADKVLRVKAKIDEMN